A stretch of DNA from Polyodon spathula isolate WHYD16114869_AA chromosome 4, ASM1765450v1, whole genome shotgun sequence:
TAACAAAGGTAATAGAAAACCGAAATACTATGAACTGTTTataaagaaattaaatttaaaaaacaggctGTTCGTCCATACCTCTTTCTTGGCTATGGTCTGGAGTCTTCTGGGAAGACGTTTGATGTTGTGGCTCATAGCTCTCCTCCTCATGTGCTTGGGTAGAGCCTGGAAGACCTGCGAGTTGGCATTCTTATTTCTGACGGCTTTCAACATGGCGTTGACCTCTGCTGCTCGGGCCTGAGCGAAGGACGATGCTGGGAAGAAAAGGGggagctcaaagtcaaacagaaGAGAAAGTGATGTGCAATCAGCTGTGTGCTGTATACATTGTCACAGAGAAACAGATAGGAGAAAAGATACATGCAATACAAAACACCTACATATCCTTGATTTTGTCATCTTGCCTTAAACACTGTTTTTGGAAGACAATTTCTCAACTTCCTATGCTTAGTACTCATATATAGTATTCATCTTAGGCCAATCTTTCATTTACTATGATCTTCAGTCATGGTTGTGCTTATACAGTATATGCTCTTATACTGGGCCATTAAATGAAATGAGTGACAATTATTTTGATAGAAAAACGTCACACATCCAAGTAGAAGCCATGTCCCTTTTTGCTATTTGTGTGATTATGCAGtagatatactgtacaaatacaaattatcAGGTACACCCACGATGATCTTTCCACCACTTCTATTTTTAAGCTATGTGTATAAACAGTGTTCTAACATCTTATTACCCGTTATGAATTTTGGAAGTCCCTGTGAATGTCTCTGGTACCCCTGGTGAGTCCGATGACCCTGCTGCCCCCCTTGCCAGTCTCCCCTGCCCCGCTGACCCCTGAACCCCCCTCTGAATTGGCCTTGATGACTGGGGCCTGGAGGCTGTGACCAGTGACCTCTCTGCTGCTGAAAGCCACCAGACACACCacctaaaaaaaatgataaagaaataaatacaaaacacagtaattgAATTACATAGTGCGCCTAATATTACATTTGCAAAGCACACTAAAGCACCTtagagtaaaaaagaaaaaaaatgcttcgAAGATATTATAAATGTCAATTTGTTTATGCAAAGTCTGCTACAGATAAATGACTTTACAGTTTGTAATTTGGTACTGCCAGTGTAATGGGTAGTTCTAGACTTAACCCTAAAAAGACAGCAGTAATCTCAGCCTGGGTCTCCTTACCTTGCCATTGATATTGGGGGTCGCCTTCATTTCCCCTCTGTGTTCGGTCCTGTGAAGAGCTTCCTGCACTATTTTGTCCAAAATCAGTTGAAGGAAAGGTGACACTGCTAGGCTGATTCCTCATTTTCTTTGCATGCTTTTTTCCTTTGGCTCCAGACATACTGAACaagttttctgaaaaaataaaattgattcaaAACTACCAACAAATAACAAGTGATAAGACTGCTTCCAATATGTAAAGGTACCACGTGTGTGTGGACGCTACtttaacaggaaaaataaataaataaagagctgAAATTATTATGACACAACTCCAATTAACCATACATATAGGTGTGGTGTTATCGCCTAAAATGTGTGCATTCAttttttgacacacacacacacacgttaatgTAAGATCAACATACAGCAGGTACTAAACACACCACTCAAGTCAGCAATTCCTAATGTTATGATGATATTTAAGATTGCATCAGGCTGCACAGTACCGTAGAAGGTGCGATATTaccacaataataatattattacctAGCGTTActtgtttcaaaataataattaacatttaatatgcATATACCGGTATCTTTAGTTTCACTGAAACAATTTCTGACAAAGGTAACCCTATAGCTAACTCCCTGCATTTTAGGAGAACGTTACTGTTgtgacatatatttttaaaaagcaaatataaaaacCCACCTGAGGAGTGAGCGTGCCAAATTTTcgtttttgagtttttttttcttcttttatcagAAGCAGGTACTTAAACTCTAGAAAAGACGCCACACTGCATTACCACACTCATTCATAGACACATGGCCCAGTAACGCTTCCGAGTTAATGACCGGTCATTCCCGGGCATTATGGGAAACGTAGTCAAATGTACAAGTGTTGCGAGCTCTTTTTATACATCGattctatttgtatttaaataattcgcatatcaaaacaaatattagagtgtgtgtgtacacatgtaCAGTTCGTTTATTTGGTTgtataatgtctttttttttggttttattcctGTTTACATTTGTGGATATTATAAGtctataacatatatatttaaaaaaaatccagattGTTTTGGGAAAAAGTGAAGTGGAAGATCACATCATGAACATGAATTGTTAGTTAAATCGAAAGCTTGTAACAATATATTGGAGTCATACTCCacctaaaaaaaaactacacgtTCAATGGTACATTGCGGGAACTGTGCAGAAGAGGCGGTACTATGAGTGAAGTGACACTGCACCAACTGACCCCTTGAACCGTGGTGTTGGGTGACTTTCTCCGCGGATGTTCGACACTTGCTGGATGGAACATTGCAGGTTTGGTGCAAATAAAACGAAGACATGTCTGCGATTGTGAGAAGAATAATTACCACTGCTAAAGCGCCGTCAGCTATTGGCCCCTACAGGTAGTGTATTGTTGTTATCccaatgtatattatatatgtgtaggCCAAGTACTGTATGGCAATTTAATTGATTATTTTCATAAACGTGTTTAGACTTCCAACTACGGAGAAAGTTAAGATTAGTTTGCCAACCTGTGATTTTAACAAGTTATGAAAGTGCCATgaaagtattgtgtgtgtgtcttggcatgaaaaaaataattatatatatatgtaaattctTAAACATTACGTTCTGAGAAAGTACAGAAGGTTTGTCATTCAGATTTGCATATGAATCGTGTCTGGTGGTAACTGCTCCCGATTAAATTTTGTAACCATGGCAGTAGCCGCTGGGCTGTAACTTTGTGCACAGTTCTGAAAACTCATTGTGACGTCGGGTTTTATTAAATTCACACATGGTCCAAATGGTTTGTACGCTTGTATGTAactaacgcttttttttttttttttttttttttttttaaacattacgttgttctttgtattttaaGTCTGTGACTCCTCAtgaatgaagtttttttttttttttttttgtaggataaCCAAGTTATATcaccatgttattttatttaattgtttaatacaCTGTAATAAAGAACGCACTTTcccctaaaaaataaacagacattctTGAAAGAGCCAGTACAGATACTGTCTTTACATGCAAAACCTGTGAAGTCATGATGTTTGCCTCAAcggtattgtttttttcttattaaaaacgTTAAGGAATtatgggtaaaacaaaaaaaaaacttgcataagTTACTTTATTTGCCAGAGGCGTGTTTGTGGCAGCCCACTTAAAATATTAGGTCAATCTAGTTTCAAAGGTTATGTCATTCTACAGTATTGGAGTCCTGGTAGCTTGCTAGTTGAACATTGTAGCAATGGCTGCGATAAGGCGAACAATTCCATATACGCCAAAAGCGCCTATCAGGCAAGGCATTTACAGGTATGGCAGTGCGTTTAAGTAAAGCGAATTTTGTCAtaagtttgtatttaatgtatcatgGTAAATAATACAGTGCAGTCAGCATGCATGGTTCATATAACgtcattgtgttttattcattgtttatCTGCATGGTGATATATTGCACGCGCAATCTAAATGTGCGGGCGGTTTTATttccagtactgtatgtaaattgtCAGGAACTGCTGTCTGGTTTATATTCAGTTCTGTGGTTTAATGTCTCTGGGTCGAATCTGAGGGTTGTTGCAGTCTTTTGCTACAGGTAggatattttcaattaaaattgtTGTGGGAGGTGTAGCAATAGCAAGGTTagctatttttacatttaaaatgtttttgcatggCACTATTTTTGGAAGGGGAGTGGGTAAGGATTCAACAGCTAACATTGTCAAGTCGGTAGTTTGATCATTTAATTGTAGTTTCTAAATTGGAACGGAGGTAAGGGGTGTTGCCGGTAAATGAACCAATCAGTTTTAAGGGGCAAGATTCAGCAGGTCAAAATTGAACCGCTTAGCCTGTTCAAAAGTTAATATTTATTGGGACTGTTGTAAAATGCTAATATAATGAGACAGAGGGCAGTTAACTGTCTTTGAAGCCACGTCCTCCTAGAACATTGTATATAAAAtttgcagtcattttgcagttttcccatgctcctctgatggttatactgtgcatttaccataaaGCTTTTACTGTGGAAAACGTTTAAAAgtagtgttttatttctgtaatccTGGCAGTATAAGTTTATATGCAGGCAAACTAAAATCGGCAAACAGACATTACACACACAGATTATATCTAAATATTAAACAATTTCTTCAGATGTGTAGAgagagaagttaaaaaaaaaaaaaaaaaacagctgaaaaaagttttttgtcCAAAACGTTtagtcctgttttattttaatcatttaaatcttttgtgtaCGAGAGGGAGAGATTCATATCTAAATCTATTTTGTGAATTGCAGTTAGTATAGTGGTGTTGTTAAGTATAGTCGAGTAATTTATCAGCAACCGCACAGTCGGCCCTATTTGCAATTCAAGGAGAGGTTGTTGAGAGACGCAGTGGCGTGACCTCTAAAACCAGGTTCACACACTTAAGTTATGTGAACTCTGCCTCTCAACATACCAGAGCATTCCTTCAGCTGTTGAGTCCCTGTCATTCTAAAAGCACCCAGATAAGGGATactgttgaagaaaaataaagtacCTGCAATTTAGAACCAAAAATATGATGGTAGCATTGATATTTAAACAACTAAAATCTGCAGTGTATGATGTTGTGTGATGTGTTGCATTGTAACACAATTTATACACACATATCTACCTACTTCCATTCATTGTAAAACTTTGTTCAGTTCTTTTAAGTTACGTTTTTGTTCTTGATGCAGAAAATGTACAGCCTCTCCAGTGCAAATGCTGACGTATGCGACAAGATAAAAACAATCTCCTGGTTACAGTGCATGTACTTTGATAATGGCTTTTCAGGATGCTTGGTAGTGATTgttattttctcttgttttccTCTAGCCAGGCGGTGGTTGTGGACCGCACCATGTACGTCTCGGGGCAGATAGGAATGGACCCTACGTCTGGACAGCTGGTATCCGGAGGAGTACTGGAAGAGGCCAAACAGGTACTGAGCTTACAATTTCATGAAAAGTGGTCTTTCACGCTTGGGGTGATACATATACAGATATAAATTCGTCCGTGATTTTTCTAGACCCTCAGGTTGAAGCCATCGGAAAGAAAACACcatatatgtttatttagtgATCAGACGAGTTACCCACATTATTCAGGAGCGTCCAATTTCAGAACTGGCTTACAGCGCTGTTCAACAGCAAACGGGTGGGTCAGACGATAAGAATCTTTTAATGTCCTCAACCCTAAGCCAGTTCATTTACCTTACATTCTTTTCCTCTGTCTTTTGTTGGCGGCCCCTTTTTCAAAATAGTTTTCTGTCCTATAAAATTTTAGAACATGTTGTACTGCCGCCATTTCAATTAATACTGGTTCAAATTTACTGGTCGACAGTGGGGAAGTTGCTTTACCTCCTTGCATGTCAGTCATGCCAAGTGTAAAAATTGGGAACAAGCTGCCTCTCACTACAGTAAGATGTTGCTGCTCAGTTGGTTTCTACTTGGTAACTGGGTAAACAAAAGAGGTAAGTGTACCATCCAGAATTGCCAGACCAGTGCCCCCTACAAAATGCTTTCCTACACCACATCATTTCAGTGTAATTAAATAATGATTAGCTGTACAAAGACTTTTGTGTAGGCTGCTTTGTTCTCAAAAAGGTACAAGGTACATTTGCAGGTTATTTCTTTGTCCGAATACCAAATGTGGAAGCTGTTGGTTTGGTTGAAACTGCAATTTAAATAGTTGACCACTGGGTGGCATGGATCCTAAAATCACAACCTCTCGGTAGAAGCAGTGAAGCATGTGTAAGCAAGTGAGTGTAAATGTGTGCGTTTATTTCTTTCCAGGCTCTGACAAACATGGGGGAAATTCTTAAAACTGCAGGCTGTGATTATAACAATGGTAAGTAACACCAGCTCCTGTTTCCAGGGAAATGCAATCTATTAggcaattgtaaaataaaataaaaaatcatttagaTAGCAGGCGATTCATTAAATGGTAGTGGTTAAAATTTGTTTAGTTAAAATCCCACTCCAGTCCAGATTTGTGTTCCAACCTGTCCCTACGGATCCAGTGTCAGTTTCCGTTGTATCTTGGTGTCAGTggaaataatattttgttgtgcAGATATAACTATTTAGGGAACGAATGGAACAGAATCATGAACTGGAGTGCAATTTCAGTGCCTGATTTGGCCATCCCTGTTGTCGGCCTTCTATCAGCCTCTGTTAGATTACCATACTGCCCCTCTTAGATTTGCTTGCTAGGTTACCATACTGCCCCTCTGTTAGATTTGCTAGCTAGATTACCATACTGCCCCTCTGTTAGATTTGCTAGCTAGATTACCATACTGCCCCTCTGTTAGATTTGCTAGCTAGATTACCATACTGCCCCTCTGTTTGATGTGCTAGCCAGATTACCATACTGCCCCTCTGTTAGATTTGCTTGCTATATTACCATACTGCCCCTCTGTTAGATTTGCTAGCTAGATTACCATACTGCCCCTCTGTTGGATTTGCTTGCTAGATTACCATACTGTCCCTCTGTTAGATTTGCTAGCTAGATTACCATACTGCCCCTCTGTTTGATGTGCTAGCTAGATTACCATACTGCCCCTCTGTTAGATTTGCTAGCTAGATTACCATACTGCCCCTCTGTTAGATTTGCTAGATAGATTACAATACTGCCCCTCTGTTAGATATACTAGCTAGGTTACCATACTGCCCCCTCTGGCTTGGTGTTCAAGTGTTCAAGGGTTCCAGAACTCAGGTcttggagggccggtgtccctcctggtttttgttctaaccataccttAAATTAGttaactggaccaattaagcttctaataagctccgataaagtactttagggtgcagttggaataaaaacctgcagggacaccagtgctacaggaccgagttgtgcaccactggtctaaGTAATGCTGCATGCTGGGCGCAGTGTAGACTGTAGatcagggctactcaaccctggtcctggagggccactgtccctcctggtttttgttctaactaccctaaattacttaattggaccaattaattgcttattagaagcttaattgggccaattaatcaatttagtatacagttagaacaaaaaccaggagggacagcgcccctccaggaccaggattgtgTTGCCCTGCTGTACATTGTTTGTAGAAgcttttgcagtgtttttgtcatCTTTCCACTCTAGTTGTGAAGACCACAGTACTACTGGCAGATATGAATGACTTTAATGGTGTTAATGATGTTTACAAGCAATGTAAGTATGCCTATTATTTGGGTCGCTTTAATGTTTCTTTAGTAtgacaagttttttttctgaCGTAAATTTAATAGGAACCAGTTGAAGTACTGTAACTGTTTTCATTTGTCATATATAATGACCAAAATGTATTGATAAACATGtgcaattaaaagtaaaaatgttatcaataaaataatgtatagtaACAAAAAAGCATTTAGGTAAAATAAAcgttaaaaagtatatatatatatatatttattgtaatatatattatatattatataatctatatatatattatatctatatagatatataatatatatatatatatatatattatatatataatataagccatactatatatatataaatatttattttcacccaGTCCATAAGCCATACTAGTAAACTAGTCTTATACCATACATGACACTGTAGAGATGAACTTGTAATCCTAAAATATAACATTGTCTGTTAATTGTTAGGTGGTAATCATATTGTTTCATTAGAACATGAGCATCTTTATTGtcctagtaaaataaaataaaataaaacaatattccaTTTTGACACTAGGTGGCATTCTTGGCTAGTTGGGTCAAACAAAGTTGGTTTGAGGAACAATGAAGTGCAAATTGAATGTGGTAAAGACTTTAAtccaacatttgttttttaacatataGTAGCGGTTGAGCTGAGATCAGCTTCTCTCAGAAGGTGTGCAGTTTATCATAAAGTAAATCACATGCCTGCTG
This window harbors:
- the rida gene encoding 2-iminobutanoate/2-iminopropanoate deaminase isoform X1 — encoded protein: MSAIVRRIITTAKAPSAIGPYSQAVVVDRTMYVSGQIGMDPTSGQLVSGGVLEEAKQALTNMGEILKTAGCDYNNVVKTTVLLADMNDFNGVNDVYKQFFKVNFPARAAYQVAALPRGARVEIEAIAAVGSITDASA
- the rida gene encoding 2-iminobutanoate/2-iminopropanoate deaminase isoform X2, whose amino-acid sequence is MAAIRRTIPYTPKAPIRQGIYSQAVVVDRTMYVSGQIGMDPTSGQLVSGGVLEEAKQALTNMGEILKTAGCDYNNVVKTTVLLADMNDFNGVNDVYKQFFKVNFPARAAYQVAALPRGARVEIEAIAAVGSITDASA